The Coccinella septempunctata chromosome X, icCocSept1.1, whole genome shotgun sequence nucleotide sequence CTGCATCTTACATAATAATAGCTTATAAGAACAAATGTGAATCATCTTCAATCGGTTGCATCAGCTGATCTGGAAAAGAGAAGAAAGAAGTCATTTATAATAATGTCTGATGTCGCAAAGATTCGCGTACATAATGTATTGCACGTGAGTTTGTGACACGGTCATGTCAAGAAATTATACCACGAGGAGGTTTCACTAGTGGGTTTCTAAGAAATTTTACCTTACAGGGAGAAGCAGATGAATCCCAGGAAGCGGGTGACAATTGAAAAAAGTGTGGCGTCCGTTTTTAAATTTattcgttgaaaatgaaatttcatgTAAGTTAACGTATTTGTGGAACTTGGTTGTGAAGTTTCATTGACAGTTTAAACAAGTTTCACTCATGTGAAACTTTTGATATTTAACAATGTTTTTAGAAATATAATGTACATTCATTACAGATTATATGTCACATTTTCACACAACCAGCAAGAAAAAGAATTccataatttttgttttgtcaaGGTCGATCGATATATGCTGAGACTTGTGTGATTAGGTGTTCTGGTTCAATCATattcttttcaatttcactgttgtaataatttatttgaaatttcagtAATTTAGTTCTAACTTGTtaactattaaaatttatttaatAATTCTGTTTCAGTTCTTTTTAATCCAGTATTTGTAATTCGCCCATTTATTTAGGTTTTCCATACATCCCACTGGtggatttttcttgaaaatcgaACGAAATGTACATTTTAGTACACTTTTATTTTGCACACGGTTGCATGAGCCCTACTCTGCCTTCTTCCCCCTTGTTTACCGTCAAACTCACTTTGGATGTGCTATATATAAATGTATGAATATGTATTAAAAGTAAACTGCTATCAGCTCTacttgttttctgttgtatcTGTCAATTATATTGGTCAGAtaacaataaatttttcaaaatctcCCCAGCTGTTTCATTCTAGTCCTGGTTAAAACTTTTTTCGCTACTGTTGActaatgttttgttttttcaattgctTATCTGTTTTAGAAGACAGGACTCATCATTAATTTTAGATATCTTGGGCATACTATGCGTTATGTTTCCTTTTCtcattgttttttttaatttgatttCTAGACTGACCCTCTCAGCGTCTTATCCTTCAAGTTATCCCAGCTTGAATTGTGGAGACATAGAATACAGAAAAATTACCGCTATGTTCCCCGTTACAGAGTTGCTGAAAGGTAAGATCTAATACTCTTTGAAAATTAAGAGCATATTAAAATTTTATGCAAATTTTTTCTAAATAAAATGTTTCCATATGAAATGAATCTTGTCCTCGAATGCCATTTAAATGTAATaggaaatattattgtttttccatataTAGATgctgaattaatttcgatttattctgaatgagttttttttttgagcagtctGTAATCAATATCatctttctttctttttctgATGAGCTAGGTGGGAGGTTTCACTCCTTAGAACTAAATTTTCTATATATAGGATCCTTAAATTTATGGAATTTGCACTGTTGGGAAGTGATTCGCCAGTTTCACTTATTGAGTTCTCATGAAAGATAGGTTTCATTAGTTTTGGGGACCCTTATAGGTTGTTCCACAGATTAGATGATCCAtctaaaatgaaaattcaacCTAGAGATGAAGCTCGAGCTGGTAGATCGAGAAGTCGAGGGGAAATAGAAACTAAGGATGAAAGCACATGGGTGGAGGAAGAGATGTTAGGTTACAGGAAGTATATCGAAATGGCAAATCAGGTATACATTTCCCCGATTACGTCACATCATTTATTAAATgcgaacattttttttttaggcTGATCTGTTCTCTTTTCCTAGGCCTGAACAGGGTGAATAACTGATATATGGAACGTTAGTTCTGAATCCTGGTTGGAAAAATATGTTTGTAATTATTTAAGTTTGCAATTATAGtttcaataaagaaaaaaaaaagttactgTTGTTTGAATATATCGTTTGATTCAATATGAAATACAAAATTTATCCTGAGCGGTGGTATTTGGCCCTATTCTGTATCTTCAGATAGATTAGATGTGTGCTAGACAAGTGAAGCATAGTCTGATACATTTAATTTTGATCTGAAGTGCAGAATACTGCCATTTGTGATTTCGCTAACTGTAtaattatatgtatatatatatatatatagctaAATTCCATGGGTACTCAGCAGGGGGCTTGGTTGTGAACAGAGACAACTATTTGTCGTTCGAATGTCTATATTTCGAGCCTATTGTCTCTGTTCACAACTAGGCCCCTTGTCAAGTACCCATAGAATTTAGCTTAGATTATACGGCAATACTTCCTATTAACTATATAAATAGCTATCATTACATGAGAATTTACTCCATTTCAATAAATATTCCAGTATTGACTACTATAACTATAAAATAATTATGTATGTCTGCTCTGCAATAATAGAACTGCGGTTAAAATATGAACTACTTATGGTGCTCACCCATTGAACTAGTTCAATGTGCTCACCCGGTGCAACTAATAGTATTTTTCCTTGAACTTTTGTGTTAAAAATCTCGAGGTCACATAAAACATGTTGATTTAGCTTCCTTCAGTAGGAATTTTAATTCTTCAATTTTGACACTTGTTATGAAACTGAACTTTAGTTAAATGCCGAGCTTTTCCTCAGTTAGTTTTCCGTTACACACAAAGAAATTAAAAGGAATGTTTCAAGTAGCTTTTATTAATGCAGAAATAGAATTTCCTTGAACACTGAGCTGTCAATACAAAGTTACTGCATTTCTAACGGGGATTAGAGTGCATTCATATTTTACAATAAGCTTGTTTTCGCTTGTAGGATAGTACCAAATCTATTGAAAGGGCAATGGGACATGGCTGGCACAGAAACTACACGTTTCGAATGCGCCATGTGCGATCGTTTTAAACAGATTCGGAACCATCCCAACAAAGTTTTACTAGATAGGTTTTTAGCGGGATTTGAAGCTTATTCATACTTTtttgcaatttcctgaatacagCTCCATCAATCAATATAAAGAACAAAATATGAGGGGAATATTTAATGGCTTTTTCCAAATCTAATCCACATCAATTCTTATATGAACTTCAGAGTCGATCAACGCTAAGTTTTTTAGTATGAACATTCATCTATTCaaagaagaaattttgagtATTCAAAAAGATAATTTCAATGTGGCCTGTGTTTTACTACACTTTGCCATTTTAAATAGTGGATGGCAGGAATTAGAGATAAGTCAATAAAGCAAatttatataataaaatatatattattcGTTAGTTAAAATATTCTAGtgtagaatttttattcttatcCTGACACCCACTTCTCACAACATATAACATAAAAAATTCGAGATTACTTAAAAAGTGCTTGAAACTTCCATTATCACTAGCATGACATTGCAATAGTTAATCTTTAATCTCCTACCACATTTATTTGGCAAGAGAGAATAACACAAAGAGTTTTTGGAAACATTCAAATATATCAGTCAAAAATTTAAGGCACAttcatcaaaataattaaaggtGCAAAAAAATAATTGATAGATCACGAGAATTTAGAGCCAAAAATTGGGCAAACTATGTGGCGAAAAAACAACTGAATAACAGGATAGGAACTAGAGATGAAAAATCTATCACATTAGGATGAAACCTTAAATTATTCATTACATGGATTTGTCTTGAAGGTGTGGCTGAAAATTCTCGTACACAAAGATTTTCCAACTTAAATTTGATAtgtacaataaaaaatataacattatataaaaAGTAACAAATTCAATCTCTTTCGTATCTGAGACcttaatatttatttcatactTTATTAAATAATGTACATCAAATTGTAGAATCTAAATCAATAGTCTCTACTTCTACtttcaatgagaaaaattaGGAAAGAATGGGGCCAAAGATAACACTCAGAAAATCACTCAACAGTTTATTCAGGATGAGCTCTCAGTCGATTTTAGTCTTCCTTCAAGGTTTTATTGTCTAATTGTCTATGAGGAACATAGCCCTTTGATTCTTTTTTCAGTGGAGGTATTTCTCCAATTGTCACATATCCAGTTTTTGAATTCGTACTTAGGGAAGAAGGCTGCCAGTTTGTAATATCAGTGGAATTTTTCAATGTCATATTATCTGCAATTTTTATGTAGGCATTCTCTTGGGGTGAAAGGGCCTGCTTTGTTTCTAAATTTAATGAGTCTGGAGAAATAACATCTTTACTTCCAGCAATGACGTAAGCTGGATTTTTGTCTGCTGGTACAGGACTTTTGAAAGGTATATAACTAGGATTTGCTGTTTTCAGAAGTTCTCCAGTAAAAACATAAGGAGAGGTGGGCTCTGGAGAGTTGAACGATGCTTTATCCATCACAGATGGTAAAGGAATATACGTTGAATTGCCTTCTGTATTCAAATTTGGGTCAATTCCTAAAACACAGTATGTTTTTGGTGGAGACTTCATCCCGCTGTTATTACTTCCCTCTAATGGGAACACAACATAGGGCTTACTTATGCTAGTAGGGCGGATATTTCTTTGCCTTAAGGACGAAGTAGTTAAATCAGACAAATCTTCAGCAGATGGTATTTTCGGTTGTTCAGTTCCGGAGTCTGAAGTACTTGATGATATGTTACTTGCTGAATCCAAAGAACATGTTACACTTTCATGAGCAGAACTACAACCACTTGAGTCTCCGATATTTGTAGTGGGTGAACCTTCATTCTTCTTCATCAAGAGATGTTTTTCATCATCAGCAGCATGATGACCATCACTGTCACTCCTTGGTTTTTGTGGCCAATTTACTAAATCCACCTCGATTGCTTCACTCTGAAGTCCAAGTGGCAACTTCACTTCCACATCTTTCATTATCAAGAAATGTCCGTATAATCtgtaaataaaaataatggTTGTTAGTTTTGGAAATCTCTGAATCTCTTGGCAGTTTATTGAAAATTTGCATCATCTATATTTACCTCTTGAATAAATATGTCATAGCAGATAGAAACAGAATGATGAAGGGTACCAAAAGATAGATGGTATAATTTCCAGGGGATCGGCAATAAGATTCAATCTCATCACTCCATTTACCATGGTAAACTCTATCACCATCTAAATTTATAGCTCGTACCGAAACAAAGAAGGAAAACACCTTTTCTTTGGCACAGCTATTGAAGCCCCAATCTTGACCTATGAAAACAGGAAAATAATAAGTTTATTTCTCAAcatgaagaataaaaataaaaaatgagaaAGGTGCTCTTCTCACCTGTTACATtcaagattattgttttattttctttATCTTGTTTTTCTTTTATCTTCAATTCATAATATTCTATTCTTCCATTGGGTTTTAGAGGACTATCCCAACTAATCTGAGTATATGTTTCATTTTGTGTAATAATTGGCTTCCTGATCGCGCTGGGATCTATAAAATAGGTTCAAGATAAATGATTTTCTGAGATGTTGTTCATGTTAGCAACTTACAACCAATATTTGTCTGAGTCCTTATTTCTTCAGAATGTTCTGAACAAGTTACAGTGCATGCCTGCACACTGATGGTATAGTTTTTGAAGCTTGTCAAATTAGTGAGCtgaaataaattatttgtaGCTTTAGTACACCTAAATAACTTTGACCTTATATTATTACCGTAACAGACTGCATTTTAGCACCTCTTACTGGATCAATTCTTCTAGAATCATTGTTGTAAGAAATCTGATAATATTTCAACAATCCGTTAGTTTTCTTCGGAGCATACCAACTAAGTGAAATTGTCGAATTTGTTACATCTGTCAGTTGTAGAATTTGAGGAGCTGTGGGTGCTGAAATTGGATGTGGAAGACCGTTGTTAGTAAACTGGATTTTTTATATTAAGATTATCGAGTCTACTTTCAATTGCAAACTAAGCTCACCAGTTTCTAATGTTGTCGACAGAAGTGGTTCACTTCGTTGGCTATACTTAGTGAAATTTATCACTGCAGCAACTTGTAAGTTGTATGTGGTATAAGGTGCAACATCATGAATAGTAGCGGTTGTTTCATTGCTTGGTACAGTTGTATTCTTTTCGGGTTCTGCAATAGaaacaatatttcatgaaaactaTGCTCTTTCAATAAGAGCCAATTCACACACTACCTctacatttgaaattttgttcaggAGACCAAATAGGGCAATAGTAGATGATGAATCCTGTTACACTTTTATCAGAACATCCAAAACTCCATTTCACTTTGATGTCTGTGGATCCAACACTCACTCTGTAGAATTCGTCAATCTTGCCAACACTATATTTATAGTATAAATCTGTACAGTGTGCCCATGTCATACCACTACTACCGTGATCAGTATTAGCGGAAATGGCAAACTGAAATGTTTTATTGCTTGGTATTCTTTGGTCATGTGATGTCTTATTCCTTGGCACTACAATCCAGTCCAGCTTTCCCTGTAACCAATCACATGCTGATATGACAAGTCTACAAATACTACTAACTAAATTGTAATAATTTCAATACCAGACTTGACACTTATTCTGTAACATCACTATCAAAATACATACAGTGCAAGGAGGTCTTTCTTTTTCGTCATTGCACCAAAATATGGTGTAATTCCTAATGGGTTGGTGGAGTTTCATTTTCGGAGGTTGCCACGATAACCTGTAATATCCGTGATCCAATTCCTCTTTTCTCAATCTTGTCGGTTCTCGAGCACCTAGAATTGCAATTATAAATCGTTGAATAATCGTCTCTGACAAGTATTAGGCTTGACCAAACTTACAGTTCTGATGTGTTGGAATTTTCACAACTGAAAAGTCATCAGAATATCCCATCTCATTCTTGGATCTTATTAAAAACGTATAACTTTTATAGGGAGATAAACGTTCATAGAGTAAATATGCATTTTCTGTTGTATTCTCGATTTCTTCATTCCCTTCAAGTGTCACCACATAAGTGAAATTTTCGCCATTTCTTTTCTCTTCAGGGACGTGAGACCAATAAATGCGAACATTTCTATCTGAATTATTTCCATACGTCAAAATCTCAAAACTACCAATGTTTGTTCTTGGTGCTTCATCAGGTACTACaagttaaaaaataaaacaaattatgaataatgtTTCAACTAATATGTTCAGACAGACTCACTTTTGCTTTCGGTCAGGACTGTCAGAGAGGCATTATCTGACCACAAGCCAACATCTGCAGGATCAGCTACAGCAGAACGCAGGGAAACTCTGATATCGTAATAGGCATGCGCAAATTCTAAATTTTCAAGTTTATGTTTAACTTCAGCTTTTTCTTTGATCGGAATGATAGGACTTGACTGCCATTCTTTAGTTCCATAAGACGATTGATACAATACCCTATAATGGAGACCGCTTCTAAAAATACGCATTGTTGACGGTATGGACCAAGATAATCCCACAGAATTCCATGTTTTACTTATAACTTTCAAGTTCTCAGGTTTGTTAGGTATAACTAAAAAATTAAGCGGCATTATTAATGGTTAATAGCACTACAAATCTTTTTCAACTCACCATGTTCAAAGTGCTTGAATAGTTTGGTAGGCATAGTATAATTTCCAAAGGTATTATTAGCCGTTAGGCTGAAATAATATTCAGATACAGATTGTCTATATATAGGTGCTGTGCCCAAATTCCAAGTGCACTTCATTTCAGATCCTTCTTCTCCTTCAATTTGTGGGCACTTGAATtgccttaaaaaaaaaaagggtgAAATGTTCAATATTGCCAATAATCATAATTTAATTCATTAGAACATACAAGAGTTTAGTTAATACCTCAATAAttgtgttattattttcaacataaACTTACTCTGAATCTGGATCTAGAGAATAAGTGAGATTATAGGTTGTCACTATGTAATTCTGTGGAGCAGTCCATCTACATGTTAAATTATCCAAATTTTCACTTACACATCTGAAGTCTGTTATTTCTTGAGGAGGGACTGgaaaacagaaaatttcaagaaaataattACATCAACTAACATGCATTAATCAGTCTTGAAATTTAAAACACAGAGTAAAGCATGTCAAATATCCAAGTGAAAATGAATTCAATCACAACTCACCTCCAACATAAACAAAATTCGCACAAACATacttctttttttcaaatttattggtGCATATGTAGTATTCCCTATTTCCTTTCGCAGGTTTTTCTACATGTAGTTTGATTGTTGTTTCGTTTATAACTTGtatctgaaaatataatatactcGATATATCATGTTTGGCAAAAGTTAATCGTATTACTCACCATCTCACTATTTAAATTTTTGGTGCCTCTAGTGAAAGTCAGTTTCTGGCTTGCATTTGGACCAAATGATTTCGCTGCATTTTCGTTCAATATACAGTATATATCTAAGGGTTCTCCATACCTTATAACTATATCACCTTTTGGTACAGTATCTATAATGGAAAATCATGAACATtcatttcgaattgaaaatacatGAAAAATATCGTCTGATTTGAAGAATACATTGAAGATACTCACAGCCTGTTGTATTTACACCATTCAAGCATTCTTGATCACCATTTACAAATTGTCCAAAACTTATCACAACTATTATGATACCCACGTAGAATAAGgtaaatttcaaagaaataccCATGTTTTTTCGAGTTCACTCAActgaaataaaatacaaaaattatgtTGAGTGAAggaaaaatgaacaaaaaacaaatatttgttgattccaaaaaagtttttccaataactaaaaaataatttaaaatgaGTTAAttcgaaaatccataattgTTATTAGTTTCCTCCTCCAGAAACACCCTGAAAATAGTACCCATAATGAGCACCAAACGAGTATATCAAAAAAGATAGATacctttcatttcaaattataaCTACATTTATGTTGAACAATTCAACATGAAAACAACCCTTATTATCATACTAAATATGTATTGCAATATGATGATACTGGTTTCGATAAAAAGGTGATGACAAGGAACTTGACGGTTGATTTCAAACTTCTCTTCACTTTCATTCACAAAATTCAATAGTGCAATAGAATATTTTAAGTAAATATAATCAGATAAAGAGGTAGtttcatatgaatttttttcaatcaaagcTATCAGAATTTGGGTAACTATACCTTAGGAACCACCTCTGTTAGTTATCTTCGAATTCAATGAATTATTATTAGTAACAGAATTCAATTCATTGTTAGTTCATGATGGGGAAATGTAAAAATTAATCAGTATTTGTTGAAGATAGAATTGAATGATTTTAAGGTTATTCAAACTGCCTTAGATTCCAACAGTTTCACCTCCATTCCATTTTCAGAAATCAGAAAGCAACAATCTTATAtgcattgttgaaaaatttttgttcaaatgaTAAAGGGGTTGACTAATATGTTTCCACACAAGCTTTCATTGATAAGGCActttaatgtttatttgcagCCATAAACAGTGTGATATAGTTATCAAGTGTTCAACAATACTTAATGAATTCTTAAATAGCATAAATGAAACACTCCAGCTTTTTAGAGACTAGTTATAGCAAggcataattttattttaaatacATAAAGCTCTATTTTTTGGGGAGCTACAGAACTTTGGCAATACCTATCAAAAATCAAATCACCAAAACTATGAAATGTAGTTGTATGATTTAACATAATGTTTGCTATTCGAAAGACCTCATAGACCACCTAGAGAAGGGTGTACTCAGAAAAATGTTCAAAAGCAGTCATTAAAACTTGTTGAATCTTGTGTCAACGGAGATACCCATAGCAAATTGATCTGAAGATACTACCATTTCCAAGCCTTCAATAATAAGAGTTTAAAATTATATGGAGTTCTCTGAATGTCATCTTGATTCTTTAGATACAATTATGGTGTAAATATTCCTATTTTTTGAAACTGTTGAGCATAGTATATTATACGTAGTGGaattataaatatttgaaatgaagaatactAGAATAAATAGTAGAATTAAAACACATCCATCGATGTCATCATCGAACATAAGCTAATTATACATTTTGATTATTCCACGAAGGCTAAGTTGATGAAAAAGTAAACAAATACCCTAACTTTTGATACAACTGAACAAAATCATCCTAGCTTATCATTAAAATACTTGCCTATATCAGCCagattatcattatatcaaacaCTGGTAGAATAATTTAATCAGTCACACCGAATCTTGCCTCAAGAAAGAATATCTAAATTGAATATGGAAAGGACCATTTCTGTAATACTTGGAATTGATAATACGTAGACGGGCCTCAATGCTTCAATAGAGAGTCGTGTGGCACAATCACTATTTAACTTGCACTTCTTTATTGATCGTTCGGGTTATTCTAGACATAATATTAGTTCATTGTATTTCATTCGACTATTagaacagatatttttaattattattatttggattCATTCATCACTAATATGACAGTAACGCATAATGACATTACGCAACAAAGATGTCTGCCACCATAGAATGAAAAAATCGATTCGTGCGACCTGGAAGCATAGAACAATAATCTGTGATTTGGAAAAGTTTGAAAGAGGGTGGTTGTCGCGACATGATTCAAAAAAACTCAATAAAAACCCCATTATCACGTTTTGTGTCCTTagcaaattgaaaataatattatcATATAATAATTCATCATAAGAGTTGCTTTTAATTTTTCGCGAATAATGAAGTACTTTGTCTTTAGTTATGAAAGGATTTCTACAAAGTCTGAAGAGCGTGTATGTCTTCAATCATCCTTGATCAAACTATTAATGGactgaaaaatatgaagactAAACTCTATCTCTAGTCATGACAGTCAAAAAAGTCTGTTTTCATCTTTCATGATTTTTGATAATGTGAAATTGGATCGAAGATTgtatgaattaaatttttcttaTCCTCGTCATTTAAAAATCGGATTGAAGATCGAAATGCAGTACTATTGTCTCTAGTCATTCAAAGAATTCTGAAGAAGGCAGTGCTTTAATGATCTTCAAATTGAAGACGAAAATTCTCTGTTTCCagtcatgaaaaaatatttttagataAGTCTTAAGTCTAAAGATTCTTAAAATAGCCAAATGCCCAAGAAATGTAACTATGAGTCTCTTACCTTAAGGTAGCCAAAATGCCCATAAATGTATAGAGAGTAATAGTTACATTCTAATTATTGTATTCtcttttttatatgaatttcACAAATATCTTGTTTTCAAATCCGTACAAATTAttgaaatctacaaaatgaGAATATTTTGACGCCCTCTACGATGTTGAAATCATTCATAAATATCCTttagaatattttatatattttcgcGGAAAGGTCAGATGAACTAGATCGCGCCACTATTTGAATGCTATTTCGTAGCCTATACGATTTCCGTTTCGGCGTCACTAGCTACGCGTAGCAACCAAATAAAGCTTTTTAATTTGGTAACGAGG carries:
- the LOC123321471 gene encoding cytokine receptor — its product is MGISLKFTLFYVGIIIVVISFGQFVNGDQECLNGVNTTGYTVPKGDIVIRYGEPLDIYCILNENAAKSFGPNASQKLTFTRGTKNLNSEMIQVINETTIKLHVEKPAKGNREYYICTNKFEKKKYVCANFVYVGVPPQEITDFRCVSENLDNLTCRWTAPQNYIVTTYNLTYSLDPDSEQFKCPQIEGEEGSEMKCTWNLGTAPIYRQSVSEYYFSLTANNTFGNYTMPTKLFKHFEHVIPNKPENLKVISKTWNSVGLSWSIPSTMRIFRSGLHYRVLYQSSYGTKEWQSSPIIPIKEKAEVKHKLENLEFAHAYYDIRVSLRSAVADPADVGLWSDNASLTVLTESKIPDEAPRTNIGSFEILTYGNNSDRNVRIYWSHVPEEKRNGENFTYVVTLEGNEEIENTTENAYLLYERLSPYKSYTFLIRSKNEMGYSDDFSVVKIPTHQNCAREPTRLRKEELDHGYYRLSWQPPKMKLHQPIRNYTIFWCNDEKERPPCTGKLDWIVVPRNKTSHDQRIPSNKTFQFAISANTDHGSSGMTWAHCTDLYYKYSVGKIDEFYRVSVGSTDIKVKWSFGCSDKSVTGFIIYYCPIWSPEQNFKCREPEKNTTVPSNETTATIHDVAPYTTYNLQVAAVINFTKYSQRSEPLLSTTLETAPTAPQILQLTDVTNSTISLSWYAPKKTNGLLKYYQISYNNDSRRIDPVRGAKMQSVTLTNLTSFKNYTISVQACTVTCSEHSEEIRTQTNIGYPSAIRKPIITQNETYTQISWDSPLKPNGRIEYYELKIKEKQDKENKTIILNVTGQDWGFNSCAKEKVFSFFVSVRAINLDGDRVYHGKWSDEIESYCRSPGNYTIYLLVPFIILFLSAMTYLFKRLYGHFLIMKDVEVKLPLGLQSEAIEVDLVNWPQKPRSDSDGHHAADDEKHLLMKKNEGSPTTNIGDSSGCSSAHESVTCSLDSASNISSSTSDSGTEQPKIPSAEDLSDLTTSSLRQRNIRPTSISKPYVVFPLEGSNNSGMKSPPKTYCVLGIDPNLNTEGNSTYIPLPSVMDKASFNSPEPTSPYVFTGELLKTANPSYIPFKSPVPADKNPAYVIAGSKDVISPDSLNLETKQALSPQENAYIKIADNMTLKNSTDITNWQPSSLSTNSKTGYVTIGEIPPLKKESKGYVPHRQLDNKTLKED